The following nucleotide sequence is from Pithys albifrons albifrons isolate INPA30051 chromosome 2, PitAlb_v1, whole genome shotgun sequence.
TCAATTATTTAGTTTTAATGTTGTGTTTTACAATAACAACCTTCTAAATAATATATGCAGCATCCCAGCATACTAGCATTTCTGAGAGGAAGGCAAGACTTGTTCCTATGATTGCTTTACATAAATTAcctgctcttttctttctatctcttttttttattgcaaTTCCTCCATTAGTCACAGCCAAATGCCAAGCAGTGTTTGTTCATCAGGGAACATGAGGCTTGATGTTACTATAATATTTTCTTAGTGGTTTCCAAGACCTCAACCCTGGCATTGGATGTATATTTGTAGGAACGCTGGCGATGGAGATTTACATggtttttgtaattttaagATTACTTTGTTGGGTTCAAAAGCTATTTCAATAGTTTGACATTTGTAGTTGACTCCAAAATTTAGTTCATGATATCAGTCAAGGTTAAGTAAGATAGATGAGGGGCATTGCTGAATGACAGATTAACATTGACTGGTGCAGGGACAAAATCAATAGAGAgaggacttttttcctttctatctcTGAATAGAGATCATAGCTGTGGTCTTGTTAAAACCCTTCTGTCTGAGGCTTAGAGAGAAGTGCACAGGGGAATATGCGTATCTGTGGTGTGCTTCTACATCCCACACActtgtggggttttatttaaGTAGCCATTTAAGAGTAGTgcactctttcttttttttgcaggTGATGGAAATTGCCTCATGCATGCTGCATCACAGTACATGTGGGGTATTGAAGATATCGACCTTGTCTTAAGAAAAACATTGTTTAGTGCTCTCAAGGAGATTGACACGCGGAACTTCAAGCTCCGCTGGCAGCGGGAGGCTATTAAATCCCAGGAGTTTGTAGAAACAGGACTCCACTATGACACCCGGGTAAGGAAACCTGAGGGAATGTTGCTGTTTTCTGAGTGCTTGCCAGCTTTGCCTTGctaattttgtttgctttttggctTCATGGATTCTGCCATTAATGAGGAGCAGAAATAGTCTTCCTTTGGAGGAAATGGGAAAATGTGATTGTGtgagcactgctgtgctgcagctggttGCCAGCCTCTATGTCTTTGAACCATTGCTGatggctgttttctttcctcagaaCTGGGAGGAGGAGTGGGAATACCTCATTGAAATGACCTCCCCAGAAATATCTGGGGCTCGAAACAGGCTTCCATATAATGCGCTGGAAGAAATCCACATTTTCATCCTTGCTAACATCCTCAGAAGGCCAGTCATTGTTCTTGCAGGTGAGTTGCCTGGCCTGTCATCTCACCATGTTATTCTGTGCTGTGTTAGTAATCTTACTCAATAATTGTTGTTTTCAGGTAGATGGTTTTCAGAACAGGGTGTTTACAGCAATTATTCTAAAACACCCAGAATATGTTTTCTCTTGGCTGCAGCacatatttatttgtgtttatttgtgttttccttttgaagatAAAGTGGTGAGAAGTTTAGAGTCAGGCTCCAGTTTTGCACCTCTGAACGTTGGTGGTGTTTACTTGCCTCTCCTTTGGCCACCTGAAGAATGCTACAGATACCCAATTGTGCTTGGCTATGACAACATGCATTTTACACCACTGGTAACTCTGAAGGACAGCGGGCCAGGTATTTTCAAGTACCTTGTTTTGGTACTTATGTCATTGTGctgataaaacattttaaaatgttatctgGTTTAGATTTGCCTTTCTAAAGATAGGTGAAAGATTCCTTTGAAATATGTTCTTAAAATGtgagcaaaaccagctttgtcTAAATCTGAATAGAAACTAAAGGTTGCCCCCAAACTATTGGTTGAAAGTAGAGTACAACTCACCTACTTGCAGGCTGGAATTAGACAAAGGGTGGCCTCTGCTTCATTCCTTTCCACACCACATCATAAGAGAAGAAGCTTTGAAGGATGCAGTCTCACAGCGGTGTATGATAATGAAATATatgctttgccttttttaaagTATCTCTTCTGAGTGGATAGCAGTTCTCTAGGTTCCGGTTAACAGCATCATCCCATGGAAAGGCATAACAAACGAAGATCTACAATATTGCTcacatgaagaagaaaattgcCATGGGGACATTAAAACTACTGTGGGATGGGGCTGAGTTTGCGACCTCCCCCAGTGGAACTGTACAGAAACTAATTGCTCTGGTCAGCTATTCTACTGTCTGTGTTGCATCTTGTGGTTACTCCTAGCTGGTATTacatatctgtatctatatatgTATCTTAATCCATCTTGTTTCCCCACAGAAATCCGAGCTGTCCCTCTGGTCACCAATGAACAAGGCAGATTTGAGGATTTGAGTGTGCACTTTCTGACAGAtgcagaagagagggagaaagagcaGCTGCTAAAAGACTACTTGATAGTGATAGAAATTCCAGTGCAAGGCTGGGATCATGGCACAACTCATCTAATTAATGCTGCAAAGTGAGTGTCattcctgttttctctgttaTCTTGTTTACAGAGGTGGGAGAAGCTGGGCAGTGTGTTCTTTTGGTCTTTCCTTCTTTCCGTGGTAGCCCACATGTTAACTCTCTCATATATGAAACACTGGCATTACTGTTGGCATGTTTTGAAGTTGTTATGAGCTAAGACCAGTCTCaaatttaaaggcaaaaatgtgTTCAGACATAGCAGAATGAAACTAgtatttgagaagaaaaaatccATTTGATTAGTATCACTGACTTTTAGATTACACATAGTTAAACGGAGGAACTAGTTAGACCAAGCTCTTGTGCTTTATGTAAGAGCACATTGCATAACAGGCAGTTGGTGTAATTTTGGCTGCCCTAGGGAAAGTACTTGGTGGTATGTTCTTAGGACAGATGCCTCAACACCTGGGGCTTTTCCATGTAGCAGTAGGCAGGAAGCTGTGGCCAGTGGAGGAACGGTCATCTGTGCTCATGCCCCTGATAGCTGAGCATCAGAATCATGCAGGGAACAAATTGCAGCACCCATCAGCTTCTCATATTTGGTGGACACTGACAGTGGTGTCTAACTGGTCCCCTCACGAATGTGGGAGGGAAGTGACTCCCTGTAGCCTCTGTCTTTGCTTCCTTTACCACACAGAGAGATATCTTTATGCTGTTGGCTGGTTCTGTTTTGGGAGCCCAGAAAGCTGAAGTCCTTCTACCCAAAGAATATATGCACACATAGAGTGGCACACAAGCTTCCCTAGTCCCACTGTGTAGATATATTCTGGAGTATTAACCAGTAATGTTGGCTCCTCATCCTACCAACTGTGGCATGGTGAAGGTCCAGTGTGGGGTTTTCCCTGCAGCTAGAGACAGAGTAGGGGTGCTGTGATGAATGCTAGCATTGCACACACCACACTGAAGCCCCATAGTTTGTTTGAAGAATTCTGCTGGTAGATACAGATCCAACAGGGCAGAACCAGGAGCAGATTTCATTATAAACTCTGTCATGAAATGCTGGACCAGCTGTAGGAAAGGCTCGTTCTTAGCATGGGCTGGTGAAGAAAGGGGTCTTCTACTCTAACTTCTGCTCTAACTTCTACTGGACCTTAGAGATATTCAGGATTTCGGGGCCTTCGCACCTCTGAGAGATTAAGCATATTCTTTGTGCAAACAGCTCTTAGACATAAACCCCTCACCTAGAAAATCCTTTCAAGAATACTTCTATTTAGCATTGtgtcaaaacatttctttagGTATAAAAGTCTCCATCATTGAACACTTGctgttaaaatttatttccatttacagCAACAGTGTAACATCCCAGATCTTCTGTCTGGGTAAGATAGATGAGCATTAAATCTACATTTCCTTCCCACATTGCTTGTATTTGCCTCCGCCCCCACCATCTGATCTTTTCAGTCACTGATGcaatcttcctttttttggcTGTCAGGTTAGATGAAGGCAACCTACCCAAAGAAATAAACCTCGTGGAAGATTACTTTCAACTGGTACAGCATGAGTACAAGAAATGGCAGGAGAATGCTGAACCTACTAGAAGAGAGACTTGTTCCAGGAACAAACAGGAGCTGTCCCTTTCCCAGCTATCCCTTCTACAGATGAAATGTGAAACGCTGAATTGCCCTTTTTACATGTCTGTGAACACTCAGCCCTACTGTCATGAATGCTTTGAGCAGAGGTCTCAggcaaacaaaggaaaaaagcagaccTTCAAAGCAGCACCTGAGAAAATGAAGGCAGCTGGGTTGGGCTCGTCCCGCAGGGATGTTTGTGAACCTGGGGGATGGACATCCGAAGGGCCTGTAACAGAGCCTCGCTCTGCACCTCCGACCGCTCCAAGCCTTTTCTTATATAGCGAAACCACAGCCATGAAGTGCAGAACACCAGACTGCCCCTTTACACAGAATGCGCAACACAATGGGCTGTGCGAACGCTGCTACAACTCCAGACAGCTTGGTCCTTGCAACAACTTGGATGACCAGAGACATTTAGACTATGCCACATGCAAAATGTGCCATCAAAAGGCTAACAGGACCTTCAATGGCATATGCAGCACTTGCTTCAAAAGGTCTACAGAGCAGTCCTCAAATGGcagccctgctttcctgccCACCTGCCACCAGAGATCAACGTCTGACCCCTCCCAGATCTCACAGATCCTTCACCAGCACTCCTGCCACCAGTCTCCCAACAGCCGTGGCGAAGAGCCTCCACCACCAGCGCTGCTTCCCGAGGAGAACAGGGGAGGTAACCTCTGTAGGAAACCTGGTTGCAAGTTTTTTGGGACATCTCAAAATGAGGGCTTTTGCACGCTGTGTTTCTTTGAGTACAGAGAAAACCATGGTAAGTAGAGTTGGAGTGAGCTTTGGCACACTTTGGCTGCAGATCAGCCTCCTTGAACTGTGAAGCTCTGCATTCACTGCCTGGTAAAAGGGCAAGGGATGATGAAAGCAGTGTGGAACCAAAGCAGAAGTTTGAGGAGAAGGTGCTTTTCTGGCCGTTACTATCCCATTGTTGTGGTTTAGCCCCAGTCAGCAgccaagccccacacagctgctcactcacgCCCCCGCCAACAGGATGGGGTAGagaattgaaaggaaaaaagcttgaGAACTTGTGGGTTgaaataaaggcagtttaataggtaaagcagAAGACATGCACACCAGCAAGGCCAATcaaagaattaattcactgcttgccatgggcaggcaggggtTCAGGCTGTGTCTGCTCCCAAGCTCCCATGCATCCCCAACTTCCTTGCCAGCAtggcagtatgaaaagcagaaaaggccttggctctgtgtgagcacttttcagcaataacaaaaacatctctatattatcaacaCTGTGTTCAgcataaatccaaaacacagccctatACAAGCCACTGCAAAGtaaattaactctaccccagccagAACTAGCATGCCTGTAAAGGGCAACGTGGCAAGTGTGGGAAATCTGTGAAACCTCTTGTAAAATTTCCTTCCAGCTTAAATGGAAGCAAAACTAACTCAGCAGGCTGTCAGTTTTGATACCTCTTCACCATCCACTGCAATCATAGTTTGGTCTGAATTTCCTTCACAGTTTAAGAAGTTGTAGAGATCAGTAACGGAAATGCTATTGTATTGATGGTACTGAAAACCAGTTACATTAACAGGGCATTTAAAAAGCTTGCAAAGAATTTGAAGATCTGTATCTGTTCTGGATGCAACAGATTTGATGCTCTGGAGTAACCAATGCAGTTGCCTTGACAAGCAGAGCAAGTAGAAGTTGACTGTAGATAATGCACTTGTATTTTGGAGTAACTTAGAAGTGTATTGCTGTATTGTACCTTGCAGTCTTTCTTGGCAATActatgtgtgtgcatgcacgTGATGTTTAAAGCCTGACCTTCAAAAAGGTCTGAAAAAATCACAGCGTGAAATCTTCATCTTTCATGCTTCTGCGCTGTTAAACAGCTAAAGAGCCCCAGGTATAGAGGAGGAAAGGCGCAAATGATTGCTTATCTCTTCAGGCTATTTAATTGCTGATAAGTTTTCCAATATAaacatagaaacatagaatagGTTGGGTTGTAAGGGacttttaaagatcatctaattcaaCACCTCTGCTActggcagggacatctttcacaaCACTGAACTTCCCACATGCTTTCAGATTAGGGAACTTCTATGCTGGCTTGCAATAGCTTATTTTCCAGTGTTGCTCACgatgaaattttttttccttctgattgtGGAATATTTAAGATTGCTTCATGAGACTAAAAAGTATAATGCACTTTTTCCCATTAAGCTCTGTACCACTGTGCTCCAACTACCCAATGTGACTGAAATGGGGGAGGCCAAAAGGGAAGTGTCAGGGTGGAACACAGATGACATGCTGAAGTCAAAGGTGAAATCTGTCTTGACTTCAGTGGGATCTAAGTTTCCTGCTTAGGGCAATTTTTTCTCAAATCATCTGTTTCAACAACTGATATGAAAATCAGGCTATATTAGCTCCCTTATTTATGTGACATGAAGGAAGGTGTACTAGCTGGCAGTTCTCAGGATTGTCAAAAACCTACTGTTTGAGGCTAGTAGatttttcaaagttatttttatttttagattggGGAGTTTTTTATAGTTGCTTTCGGTCATCAGATCGATTGGGCACATTGAAACTCCTCCTGTCTGTACTTGCATCACAGATAGTGCTTTGATACGCCATCAGAGAAGATCTCAGAGGAAGTCTTCAGCAGTGGGTCAGTCGGGTACCTCCGCTGCTGGCTTCCGTAACACTGCGTCCTGCCAGCGGCGCGACTGCGACACCCTGGGTGGCACGATGCTTGAGGGGTACTGCCAGAACTGTTTCATTATAGCCCAGAATCAGCGATTTCAAGAAGCCAGAAGGACAGAAGAACAGCTGGTGAGACAGCCAGAAGTAAGTAGGAGCTTCTCAAAATCTTCCTCTTGTTTAGCGCTGCATGTTTTTCTCTTGCATGGACAACCTGGGATGCATACTAGAAAATCCTCAAATGACTGCATCCTAAGTACCATGGAAAGACAAGTGTAGAGCATCTCATGATATTTTTTTTGCTGCAACTGAGCGGCACTCCTAAAAAGGCATTCTCATTTCAGGGTTGTCGTGGCTGTGCTCTATTTTATGTCAGCTgggattttaccagcaatttCAGTGGAAGCTATTGTTTTACTAGCTGGGGAGGGATTTTCATTCTTACCCATAGAACTATACAGTTGCATCAAGGGGTTTAGTTGACTTCGAGTTGCCTTTTTGATTGAGCCCACTACAGATTGTCCTTGTTCCAGATGTGTGGGGATTTTTTATTCGGTGTGTTTTGGTCCTTTTAGAATTGAGAGTTGCCAAagatacaaaaaatatttttcctaagaAATGACAGAATTTGTGATTTTGTTTGGCAACACTCAACTTGGCTCTTGGTATTGCACTTTGCAGAAACACCATGTGCCTGCAAACAACACCCAAGTGGTTACCTATACAAAACATGAGCAGAGTTGAAAGTAAATGAAAAGCCATttgtgctgccagcacagcaacTGACAGtgtgttttaatgtttttcaagAGAACAGGGCAGCACAGAGATGCACAGCGAACAATGTTGAGTAGCCCGAAGAGACAATGTGCTGTGGCTTCCTGTAGAAACAACCTGGCCTGCAGAAGTGATGACTTGTGCCCGGAGTGCCGGCGACTCAGTCAGCTCCCACCATCGAGGAGTGCCAGGGACCCAGCGGCACAGGAGCCCCCAAAGCAACGCTGCCGAGCTCCTGCCTGTGATCACTATGGCAATGCCAAGTGCAATGGCTACTGCAATGAATGCTACCAGTTCAAACAGATCTATGGCTAGTGGAAGAGTTGGTAAGGAACAAGAAAGCTGTAACAGCTACTTCCTTAACTGAAATGGTGCTATGTCCAAAACACTTAACAGTCCTGGGaatgggagagcagaggaaaataTAAGCTGCATGTTTGGTTCAGGTTTATTCCCAAGAGTGGGAATAAATGTCTGCTTCCTCTAAACACTGCATACACGGACTGCTGAGAAGATCACATTGCCTTCTACACAGAGCTCTCATTCATGACTAAGTTCCTACAATGCCATATTTAATTACTGGACTTCCCAGGAGGAAGTGTGAAGCATTTTGAATCCAAAGAACTTCCACTTCTGCCTTTTTCTCAATAcctccccttctcccaggcaagGAACCATGTCTACTGTCAGAGGTTCAGGAGTTCCTTATGTTTGCATGCATCAGTCAGAGGCAAGTCCTTCATGAAGGGAATTCCCCAGGATAGACTGGTGCAATGTCCAGCTGACATCTGAAGAAACTTCATCCATGTCCTTGCTTGTGTTCTTGCAGAGCTTGCCAAGATGAGAGCTCCTGCAGACAGGCATTTAGGGTGTTAATGGTGAGTGgttctgtgtttgcagaggCCTCAACAAACTGCAGCCAGAAACATGACCAGCACTGGTCTGCTCCTTTAACTGGCATTTAGATCCTTTCACAGATCCCAAGACAGGTGGAAATACAGGTGATTACAGAAGAAACGCATGTGATGGGAAAAATGCACCCTGCCATTTCCCACTCATATGGAAGGAATTACCTCcaacaggcaaaaaaaccccaaagcctcTTCTCTTGCATTGCAACTGTCAGGAGTATGTGTGTGCTGTTCATACCCTCCCCATTTCTGTCACACTTTGTTTCATTCTGAATGTGCTTCTTTTATTGTGCAAATAGTTTGGAGCTCAGTAACAGAGTTCTTTAGACTTGAGATTTTACTCCTGGAGTTTATGTATCCACCTCTCACTCTCCAATACTTTCTTTAGCAACCTCACCTTTACCATTGTGCCTGGTACCTacttttctcttctcctttcacaCCTTTTTAACTTTTCAGCATCTGTTTTGCTGCTATGATTTTGGAGGTGATACCTCTTCTAACTTGCTTCTCAAGTTTAGAGTCCTTTTCTAGTTATTAAAAAACAgtttctaaaaaaattaaataactcATTACTTGTTTCtctaaaattttatatatttcgTGAACCTTAATGTGAAtgtatgttttattaaaatatttatattatttgaAACAATGCAATTTGAAATTTGCACAACtagtatttttttatatatatttactcTTTTGTTGAAGGTTACAAACTTAAATGTATAACTGAAAAACATGCTCtgatataaagaaataaattattgaaGGATtgaatttgttatttttatattgatGAGAGAGCACAGTTGAGGGTGGGACACCCCTGAAGGAAGCATTTCTGTTCAGTACTACCATTTAGCATGTTAGTGAATGCTCCCTGGTTCAGGTGATGCAGCCAAGTGCTTTGAAAAGGTGATAACTTGCTGTGAGTCAGTGTTATTGCAGGAAGGTCTCTTGGTACTGCTGAAGAACCTGGGCATAAGGCATAAATTCTCTGCATTCCTGTGGGTGCAGAGAATTTTCAGTCCCCAGAAGTATGAGTATGGGAGAGTATGGATGGTGCAGGAGCAGACTGCAAGGAAATGTAAGCTGCACTGACTTGACTTGGCTTTCTTTGTTCATGCATCAGTTATCTTAGGGTTTCCAAACCAATGATGCTTGAGTGCCACTCTGGAAGGTGGTGATGGCAGTACATGATCTGCACCTCTGCCCAGCCATGTGTGCATCCCCAAAGGCACAGGCCAGCCTTACCACCTCTCCTCTAtcagggacagcagggatgcCTTGATATTAGGGTGGCTCCTGAAGAGCAAGTTGCCAACTACTGCTTGAAAAAGTACATGGAAGTagtgttttcttctcttcccaagCTCAGCCTAACTAAGCCCTACTGCAGAGCATTTCTGCACTGTACCTTCTGTACTGCCACTTAGGTGTTTTCAGACCTCTGCCTAGACAGGCAATACTGTACATTATCATGGCTTTTAGGTGTTGCTCataacttgaaagaaaaaaattagggttGCAAAGGTCCCTGTGCAGTCGATGACCGTCACAgccagctgctgcctgccctggttAACTCTTTAATCCATAGCTCAGCTTCCTTTGCACTCACATACCTTGCCTTTCAGAGGCCACTccccccagagcagagcctgctggACCTATGTCTACAGCATATTCCCCTTTTACAAAATCTGACTCTGCACTGACCAGTACCCCACTTCCCCCTTCTTTACAGCTCATGCAACTCACATGCCCATGCGATTCATTGAACAGGCAGACACCTTGATGGTGAAAGAGTGGGCAAAGACTGGGAGAGATGTCTGCAACTACGCAGCAGGAGATGGAGACAGCTCATGGCATCAAGTCTCAGCAGCTATCAGCCTCTGATCACTGAAAAGACAGAACCTCTACAGTGACACCCTCAGTGTCAGGAGGCTGATTTACTCCAGTTACTGTTAACTGCAACTTCTGCAGAGAGGAAGGTTTTCCGATCAAATGCCCCAGATCccactgatttttctctgctgttttctgggTCCATTACTCATAGCCCTCGAGTCACATGAAGCTGGTCTCATTCTGAAGTTCCCATGTAAATGAGCGCCCAGCCTATTTCTTGTGATTTACTTGTGTGGGAACATTAAAGCTATTGGGGCCtattgtgtttttttaaatattctggtATTTCCCTAATGTCCATAGGGGATTTCGTCCCTCTTGATGCTTTCTGCTCTTTACCCAGACAACACTTCATATATTTTTTGCTTCCTGTTCTGCAAGAGAGAACTTTTATTTGGAGTTCTCCCTTTTTTGTGACCACTTCTGGAAGTCACTTTGCTAAGACACAAATCTTTGATACCCAGAAATTCATTCCGTTTTTAGCAGAAAGGCAAAATTAaagaagaatcatagaattgttaagattggaaaagatctccaagatcaagtccagccaTCAACCTTACACTGACATGTTcaccactaagccatgtccTCAGGTcccacatccacacattttggaacacttccaaggatggtgactcaaccacttccctggggagcctattccaatgcctgaaaactgtttcagtgaagaaatttttcctgttGTTCAATCTAAACCTCCGCTGGtgcaatttgaggccatttcctcttgtcctgtcacctgttaccagggagaagagactgacacctacctggctacaacttcctttcaggtggttgtaaAGCATGATACGGTCTtccctgaacctccttttctccaggctaagcaaTCCTAATATGAAACAATTGGCTAAACTGCTGCTTGTTTTGCGGTGGAGTTCCTTATAATATAATGCAGGAAGGGATTGCGGTGCAGGCTGTGCTTACATACTCATTGCATACTCATTTTATTTGGGGAAGGGATACCTTTAGATGAATGTAAGATGATCTGAATATTATTTATGTTTCTGGATTTCTCAGGAATCTAACCACTTCATAGATAACATGatatagaaaagaagaaagcactTAGCTACTTTTTTTGGTGTAGAGACAACATAGATTAATTTTTTGACACTTCAGTGGTCTGCTTGGCAGATCTTTGGCATGTTCTAAAGTACTAGGCCACTTAACAGGCCTGGGATCATGCAAAAGCACGTACTGTGTTAGATCAAAACACTTAACATTGAGCTACTGATGTAAGTGTGTATCCCAGGAGCCCTATGCAAGATTCAGTGTGGTCAGCAGTTTGCTGATAAAGCAAGAATGGGGAGTCCCTGCTGCTACAATCTCAGGTGCAGGTTGTGTTGTCCTACAtatatacagaagaaaaaagctgtAAGCCGTGTGCATATCCTTTCCTTCTGCACTTGTTCAGCCTCATCCCCACCCTGCACAGTAGTCCCCCTCACCCAGCAGAGTGGAAGAGATACCTGGAGATAGAGGGAACCTGCAGCCTGCAGTGCTACTTCTTCACTGCAGGCAGACTCACAGGCAAACCATCTTTCTCCAAGATAATTGTTGAGAAGTGGTTATAGTGTTCAGGATGTCTGATTTGATGAGCCTTTCATGAGTTGTCTGCCATGCAACTTGGTGGACAGATTCCAGCTGAACCACTGATGGCTTGGAGCAAGGAGGAATGCAATAAACGGAAATGAAAAGCCTTTGACTCAGTGTAAATGTGGGAGTGGCTTCATATC
It contains:
- the TNFAIP3 gene encoding tumor necrosis factor alpha-induced protein 3 translates to MAGQHILPQALYQSNMLKAMKIRERTPEDLVKPPNGIIHHFRTMHRYTIEMFRMCQFCPQFRETLQKSLTDQAIQTSLERQRKLNWCMEVRRLVPLKTNGDGNCLMHAASQYMWGIEDIDLVLRKTLFSALKEIDTRNFKLRWQREAIKSQEFVETGLHYDTRNWEEEWEYLIEMTSPEISGARNRLPYNALEEIHIFILANILRRPVIVLADKVVRSLESGSSFAPLNVGGVYLPLLWPPEECYRYPIVLGYDNMHFTPLVTLKDSGPEIRAVPLVTNEQGRFEDLSVHFLTDAEEREKEQLLKDYLIVIEIPVQGWDHGTTHLINAAKLDEGNLPKEINLVEDYFQLVQHEYKKWQENAEPTRRETCSRNKQELSLSQLSLLQMKCETLNCPFYMSVNTQPYCHECFEQRSQANKGKKQTFKAAPEKMKAAGLGSSRRDVCEPGGWTSEGPVTEPRSAPPTAPSLFLYSETTAMKCRTPDCPFTQNAQHNGLCERCYNSRQLGPCNNLDDQRHLDYATCKMCHQKANRTFNGICSTCFKRSTEQSSNGSPAFLPTCHQRSTSDPSQISQILHQHSCHQSPNSRGEEPPPPALLPEENRGGNLCRKPGCKFFGTSQNEGFCTLCFFEYRENHDSALIRHQRRSQRKSSAVGQSGTSAAGFRNTASCQRRDCDTLGGTMLEGYCQNCFIIAQNQRFQEARRTEEQLVRQPERTGQHRDAQRTMLSSPKRQCAVASCRNNLACRSDDLCPECRRLSQLPPSRSARDPAAQEPPKQRCRAPACDHYGNAKCNGYCNECYQFKQIYG